GTTCAAGCCCCTCTCCCGGGAGGAGATCAAAAGAATCATCCATCTGCTGGCGGCCGATCTGCGTAAACGCCTGGCCGACCGGCGCATTGGATTCGAAATCACCGATGCGGCCTGCGATTTGATCGCCCGCGACGCCTACGATCCGGTTTATGGCGCAAGGCCGCTGAAGCGTTATCTGCAGCACCACCTCGAAACCCGCATCGGCCGGGCGTTGATCGGCGGCGATATTCATGAAGGAGCTACGATTAACGTTGACGAGCAGGCTGGAGAACTGGTGGTGACGCCACAAAATCCCGAAGCCTGAATGTGAAACAAAAAAGCCCCGCGGATCCGGCGGGGCTTTTTTGACATCGCGAAAAGACAGGACTGCGAGGGCGAAAAGAAGAGAGGTTTTTGCATTCCACGAACCTTGCACCTTGTCCCTTGAATCCCGCCCTTCATTCCTCTATCTCAAACTTGTACCCGACCCCGTAGACCGACCGGATCACCTCACACTCCGGATTTGCCGTTTCGATTTTCTTGCGCAGCTTCTTGATGTGGCTGTCGATGGTGCGATCTGAGACGATGCGCTGGTCACTGTAGATGCGATCCATGAGCTGTTCGCGGGAAAAGACGCGGCCGGGGTGGGCGGCGAGGTGTTGCAGAAGCTTGAATTCGACAGCGGTGAGATCGAGTTTGTGCCCGTTCAGGCTGGCGTGCAGGCTGGCTTCCTCAAGTACCAGTCCGGTGGCATGCAGGGTCGAGTGGCCGCCGCTGCGGCGAAGCACCGCCTTGACGCGGGCCACGACTTCGCGGGGGCTGAAGGGCTTGCAGACATAGTCGTCGGCCCCCAGTTCCAGTCCGAGAAGCCGATCGATTTCCTCGATGCGGGCGGTGACCATGATGATGGGTACATCGGAAAAGGTCCGAACCTCTTTGCAGATTTCCATGCCGTCGCGGCCGGGTAGCATCAGGTCCAGGAGGACCAGTGCCGGATGGTTTTCCCGCACCCAGGGGACGGCGTCGAGGCCGTCCGTGAGAATGTGGGGATCGAAATTTGCCTGACGCAGGTAATCGGCCATCAGCGAGGCGAGACGGGCTTCATCTTCGACAATCAGTATCTGGTTGTTCATGGCTTT
This portion of the Syntrophotalea acetylenica genome encodes:
- a CDS encoding response regulator, whose translation is MNNQILIVEDEARLASLMADYLRQANFDPHILTDGLDAVPWVRENHPALVLLDLMLPGRDGMEICKEVRTFSDVPIIMVTARIEEIDRLLGLELGADDYVCKPFSPREVVARVKAVLRRSGGHSTLHATGLVLEEASLHASLNGHKLDLTAVEFKLLQHLAAHPGRVFSREQLMDRIYSDQRIVSDRTIDSHIKKLRKKIETANPECEVIRSVYGVGYKFEIEE